The following are encoded in a window of Candidatus Dependentiae bacterium genomic DNA:
- a CDS encoding ABC transporter ATP-binding protein translates to MSEKKTTNSSGVLLSIQNLVKEYSVAAGRKRALDGVSLDIYQGEIFGLLGANGAGKTTLSSLLATFNPPTSGSIVFEGKSIFDDIYAYRMQLGFCPQRPNLDSQLTVKENLEFAARYYLQPEKEAKKRIAELMDRFSLDKYAHSFVENLSGGYRQRLSIARALVHNPRIVILDEPTVALDPHVRRAIWESIKTLKSDGVTVILTTHYLDEAEELSDRVCILEKGTVLQLGTPAELMKQHGENSLEDVFIRLLNDEE, encoded by the coding sequence ATGAGTGAAAAAAAAACAACCAATTCTTCTGGTGTTCTTCTTTCGATTCAAAATTTAGTTAAAGAATATTCTGTCGCTGCTGGTAGAAAAAGAGCTTTGGATGGTGTTTCTCTTGATATTTACCAGGGTGAGATCTTTGGTTTGCTGGGCGCAAACGGAGCGGGTAAGACGACGCTTTCTTCGCTTCTTGCAACATTCAATCCGCCAACATCGGGATCGATAGTATTTGAAGGCAAATCTATTTTTGATGATATTTATGCATATCGGATGCAGCTTGGGTTTTGTCCACAGCGTCCCAATCTTGACTCGCAATTAACTGTCAAAGAAAATTTGGAGTTTGCAGCTCGGTATTATCTACAACCCGAAAAAGAAGCAAAAAAACGAATTGCAGAATTGATGGATCGGTTTAGCTTGGATAAATATGCACATTCATTTGTTGAAAATCTTTCTGGTGGGTATCGTCAGCGATTGTCAATTGCTCGTGCGCTGGTACATAACCCGCGGATTGTTATTTTGGATGAGCCAACAGTTGCGCTCGATCCGCATGTGCGAAGAGCAATTTGGGAATCTATAAAAACGCTCAAATCTGATGGTGTGACGGTTATTTTGACAACGCACTATCTTGATGAAGCAGAAGAGCTTTCTGATAGAGTTTGCATCTTGGAAAAAGGAACTGTTTTACAGCTTGGAACACCGGCAGAGCTAATGAAGCAACATGGAGAAAATTCTTTAGAAGATGTGTTTATCCGTTTATTAAACGATGAAGAATAA
- a CDS encoding DMT family transporter — protein sequence MILIVLMYSLFAATFPLAKIAMNYVDAPLFFLSIRMLLAGAGMILASFFLIPKRLLLTAKDFLLLAAAGFFGVFVAFGCEFWAIQFVSSIKVNIFYSLSPFMTAVFAYIFHNQKLSYKKVIGLFIGFLGLLTLSFDSNVVLTSCLPTSAYDVGLIISVASAAYAWFVIKKLLDRGIPMLVVNGGMTFLGGCMCLFTYLLASGGVVIPLVTSWNMMLLCMVGLILISNVIGYTMYGHLLHSYSLTLLSFTGFLCPLFGLLYGYLFMGEAFSWLYVIALVCVFIGLMLFYFDEQSDDSSAYYDE from the coding sequence ATGATATTGATTGTTTTGATGTATTCATTGTTTGCGGCAACGTTTCCGCTTGCAAAAATTGCCATGAATTACGTAGATGCGCCACTTTTTTTCTTGAGTATTCGGATGCTTCTTGCTGGGGCTGGCATGATTTTGGCGAGTTTTTTTCTTATTCCAAAGCGATTGCTGTTAACTGCTAAAGATTTTTTACTCCTTGCAGCCGCAGGTTTTTTTGGTGTATTTGTGGCTTTTGGATGTGAATTTTGGGCAATACAATTTGTGTCTTCCATAAAAGTGAATATTTTTTATTCACTTTCGCCTTTCATGACGGCTGTTTTTGCCTACATTTTCCATAACCAAAAACTTTCGTACAAAAAGGTGATTGGTCTTTTTATTGGTTTTTTAGGCTTGCTTACGTTGTCGTTTGATTCGAATGTTGTCTTGACTTCTTGTTTGCCAACGTCTGCGTATGATGTGGGGCTTATTATTTCTGTAGCTTCTGCTGCATATGCCTGGTTTGTCATAAAAAAATTACTCGACCGCGGGATTCCGATGCTGGTGGTTAACGGTGGGATGACATTTCTTGGTGGCTGCATGTGTTTGTTTACCTACTTGCTGGCTTCTGGCGGCGTGGTGATTCCGTTGGTCACTTCGTGGAACATGATGCTGTTGTGTATGGTTGGCTTAATACTTATTTCTAACGTCATTGGATACACGATGTATGGTCATTTGCTTCATTCCTATTCATTAACATTACTTTCGTTTACCGGTTTTTTGTGTCCGCTGTTTGGTTTGCTGTACGGCTATTTATTCATGGGTGAAGCGTTCTCGTGGTTGTATGTAATAGCATTGGTGTGTGTCTTTATTGGATTAATGCTTTTCTATTTTGATGAACAATCTGATGATTCATCGGCATACTATGACGAGTAA
- a CDS encoding TIGR00282 family metallophosphoesterase: MKVTFIGDLVGVVGFTMLKRWIAKIKEDTQADLIVVNGENIAGKGRGITPKDADMLFALGAQVITTGNHIWAQKEIYPYINQTPLLIRPANFPDGVPGKGFVQVEVKGTLVTIINLMGRVFFRETLSCPFKKADEIIATVRMKSPIVLVDFHAEATSEKIALGLYLDGKISGMVGTHSHVQTADERILPQGTGFITDLGSSGAVHSCLGMTSGPIIQRFITQLPQQFVVDVVPPYQITGVSMEIDRATGKTLNIKRFSIIDDQKI; encoded by the coding sequence ATAAAAGTTACATTTATTGGCGATCTTGTTGGTGTTGTTGGTTTTACGATGCTTAAGCGCTGGATTGCTAAAATAAAAGAAGATACACAAGCAGATCTTATCGTGGTTAATGGCGAAAATATTGCAGGAAAAGGCCGCGGAATTACCCCAAAAGACGCAGATATGTTATTTGCCCTTGGCGCGCAGGTTATTACAACCGGCAATCACATTTGGGCTCAAAAAGAAATTTATCCCTACATTAATCAAACACCGTTGCTGATCAGACCTGCAAATTTTCCCGATGGAGTTCCCGGAAAGGGATTTGTTCAGGTTGAGGTTAAAGGAACGCTGGTTACGATTATTAATTTAATGGGGCGCGTGTTTTTCCGTGAAACATTATCCTGTCCCTTTAAAAAAGCCGACGAAATTATTGCAACCGTACGTATGAAAAGTCCTATTGTGCTCGTGGATTTTCACGCAGAGGCGACCTCGGAAAAAATTGCTTTGGGCTTATACCTGGATGGCAAAATTTCTGGAATGGTTGGTACTCATTCGCACGTTCAGACGGCCGATGAGCGAATTTTACCTCAAGGAACGGGATTTATTACCGACTTGGGTTCTTCTGGTGCGGTACATTCGTGTTTGGGGATGACTTCTGGACCGATAATTCAACGATTTATCACGCAACTTCCACAACAATTTGTCGTAGATGTAGTGCCGCCGTACCAGATTACTGGTGTTAGCATGGAGATCGATCGCGCAACTGGAAAAACCCTTAATATCAAGCGTTTTTCGATCATTGATGATCAAAAAATTTAG